The segment AAGGTCAGGACGTCGTCCTGCAGGGCCTGCAAAAGGCGTTGGAAATCGGTGCGATATCCTAAAGTCATGGCCCCCCCTAGCCGAACCGCCCGGTGATATAGTCCTCGGTGCGCCGATCCTTGGGGTTGGTGAAGATTTGGCGTGTGGGGCCGAACTCCACCAGGAACCCCGCCCGATCCTCCCCCGCCAGCAGGAAGGCCGTCCAGTCGGAGACGCGCGCCGCCTGCTGCATGTTGTGGGTAACGATAAGGATAGTATAGGTGCGGGCGAGGGTGCGAATCAACTCCTCAATGGCCAGGGTAGCGGCGGGGTCCAGGGAGGAGGTCGGCTCGTCCATCAGGAGCACCTCGGGCTCCACGGCCAGGGCGCGGGCGATGCACAGGCGCTGTTGCTGACCGCCCGAGAGGGCCAAGGCGCTCTTATGGAGGCGGTCCTTCACCTCGTCCCACAGGGCCGCCTGGCGCAAACTCCGCTCCACAGCCTCGGCGATGTTGCCCTTGTAGCCGTTGATGCGCAGGCCGAAGGCCACATTCTCAAAGATGGACTTGGGGAAGGGGTTGGGCTTCTGGAACACCATCCCGATGCGGGCGCGCACCTCGGTGGGGTCGATGTGGCGGTCGTAGATGTCTATCCCCTGGAACAGCACCTTCCCCTCCACCCGTGCCCCGGGGATGAGGTCGTTCATACGGTTGAAGCAGCGGATGAGGGTGCTCTTTCCACACCCCGAGGGGCCGATGATGGCCGTAACCTGCCGTGCGGGCACCCCCATCGTGATGTCCTTGAGGGCCTGGGTTTTGCCATACCACACCCGCAGGTTGCGGGTCTCCAGGGCGTAGGTGACGTCCCTTTGGGTGGCAGGGGGAGTAGTTGTGGTGGTCATATGCGTCCTCGTCGTGCGGTTACCATTCGGCTTTGCGCTGGTAGCGGTTGCGCAGCCAGATGGCGATGGAGTTCATCAGGAGAAGCACCGCCAACAGCACGATGATGCCGGCGGCGGCGATGAGGCGGAAGCCCTCCTGGGGGCGGGTCGTCCAGTTGAAGATCTGGATGGGCAGGACGGTGAAGGGGTCCATGGGGGTCTTGGGCACGAAGGCCACGAAGGTGAGGGCCCCGATGATGATGAGGGGTGCGGCCTCGCCGATGGCACGGGAGAGGGCCAGAACCACGCCCGTCAGGATGCCGGGCAGGGCGGTGGGGAGCACCACCTTGGATACCGTTTGCCAGCGGCTGGCCCCCAAGGCATAGGAGGCGTGGCGCAAGGAGTCGGGCACGGCCCGCAGGGCCTCCCGCGCCGCCACCACCACCGTGGGGAGCACCAACAGCCCCACCGTCAGGGCCCCCGCCAGCACCCCCCGTCCCAACTCCATGCCCCGCACGAACAGGGCCAACCCCAGCAGGCCATACACAATGCCGGGTACCCCCGCCAGGTTGGCGATGTTCAGGTTGATCAGGCGGGTGAACCAGTGGTTGGGGGCATACTCGGAGAGCCAGACGGCTGTCCCCACCCCCAGGGGCACTGTCAGGGCGGCGGTGAGGACCATCAGCCACGCCGTCCCCGCCAGGGCGGACTTGATGCCCGCCCGCTCAGGGAAGCGGGACGGGTAGCTGT is part of the Dehalococcoidia bacterium genome and harbors:
- the pstA gene encoding phosphate ABC transporter permease PstA, with the translated sequence MEARLPLTVSLTRRRSLVSQAFGVFFQGLALSAVVIGLLALVVLLVDVLVTGLPHLDWQFLNSYPSRFPERAGIKSALAGTAWLMVLTAALTVPLGVGTAVWLSEYAPNHWFTRLINLNIANLAGVPGIVYGLLGLALFVRGMELGRGVLAGALTVGLLVLPTVVVAAREALRAVPDSLRHASYALGASRWQTVSKVVLPTALPGILTGVVLALSRAIGEAAPLIIIGALTFVAFVPKTPMDPFTVLPIQIFNWTTRPQEGFRLIAAAGIIVLLAVLLLMNSIAIWLRNRYQRKAEW
- the pstB gene encoding phosphate ABC transporter ATP-binding protein PstB; this encodes MTTTTTPPATQRDVTYALETRNLRVWYGKTQALKDITMGVPARQVTAIIGPSGCGKSTLIRCFNRMNDLIPGARVEGKVLFQGIDIYDRHIDPTEVRARIGMVFQKPNPFPKSIFENVAFGLRINGYKGNIAEAVERSLRQAALWDEVKDRLHKSALALSGGQQQRLCIARALAVEPEVLLMDEPTSSLDPAATLAIEELIRTLARTYTILIVTHNMQQAARVSDWTAFLLAGEDRAGFLVEFGPTRQIFTNPKDRRTEDYITGRFG